From the genome of Methanothrix soehngenii GP6:
TCACTCCGTCTGCTCTACCGCCTTTTATTCATCTTCTATGCGGAGAGCAGAAGGCTCCTCAAAGTAGACAACCGCCACTACAGAGAGATGAGCCTGCGTCGGCTGAAGGAGGAGATAGCAGGCAAGAAGGATCGAGGTGAAAAAATCCTCGCCATCCAGTCCACCTACTGGGAGAGCCTGAGGGATCTCTTCCGGCTGATCAATGACGGGAGCGAGGCCTTCGGCTACTCCAAAGAGGAGTTTTACATTCCGGCCTACAATGGAGGCCTGTTCGATCCGACCAAAAATCCATTCCTAAGAGAGAAGAGGATCGGAAACTCCTATCTGGCGGAGGCCATCGATCTGCTGGCCCGGTCCCAGGGAGAGAACGGCCCGGTCTTCGTCGACTATTCCTCTTTAGATATCCGCCATTTGGGATCGATCTATGAGGGCATTTTGGAGTACAGGCTGAACATCGCCACAGAATCGATGGTGGCGGTCAAGGAGAAGAGCAAGAAGGGAAAGGAGGTCTGGCTGCCGAAGAGAGAGGCAACGGGCAAGAAGGTCTCGGATAGCGTGGAGGCGGGCGGCCTGTATCTGGTGACGGACAAAGGAGAGAGGAAGGCCACAGGCTCCTTTTACACCCCTCAGTATATTGTAAAGTACATTGTGAAGAACACCCTGGAACCTCTCATCAAGCCCATGATGGAGGAAGCCTCGATGGATGCAGATCTCAGGACCGATTTGTTGCGAAAGCTGCTTTCCATAAAGGTGCTCGATCCGGCCATGGGCTCGGGCCATTTCCTGGTGGAGGCCACGGACTACATCGCCCGGGAGATCATTCATGCTCGTGAGATCGCCAGGCAGGAGGATGAGGATTCGGATGCAGTAGCGGAGAACGACATCCACTGGGCGAGAAGAGAGGTGGTGAGAAACTGCATCTACGGGGTGGACCTCAACCCCATGGCGGTGGAGCTGGCCAAGCTCTCATTGTGGCTCAAGACGGTGGCCTCAAACAAGCCGCTCAGCTTCTTGGACCACCATTTGCGATGCGGAAACTCCCTCATCGGCGCAGACCTGGAAAAGCTCTCCGTCCTGCCGGGCACGAAGGCCCAGGAGCCGCCGCTGTGGAGCTTTGGGTTGAAGAGCCATACGGACAGCCTTCTGCACAGATACAGCCTCATGTCCGCTCTGCCGGATGACAACCTTAAGATGGTGAAGTGGAAGGAGGAGCAGTTCAGGCAGATCAAGGAGTCGGAGCTCTCCCGGAGGCTGGCGGAGCTGGCCAATGTCTGGCTGTCCACGTTCTTTGGAAACAAGGTCAAAGAGGACGATTACTATGAGCTGCAAGGCCACCTCAGCCCGGAGAAGTTCCCTGACTGGGCGGGGCTGCGGAGCCAGGAGTGGTTCGTGCGGGCGCAGGAGATTGCGGAGGAGAAGAGGTTCTTCCACTGGGAGCTGGAGTTTCCGGAGGCGTTTTTAGGAGAGGAGCGCGGCTTTGACGTGGTGATTGGGAATCCACCGTATGTAAGGCAAGAATATTTGGGAGAAGATAAGCTCTATCTGCAAAACGAGTATAGATCTTATCAAAGCGCCGCTGATCTTTATGTTTATTTTATTGAACGTGGTGTTTTGCTGCTGAGACCTAGAGGAGTCTTTTCCTACATCGTAGCAAATAAATGGATGAAGGCAAATTACGGCAAGCCTCTACGGGTATGGATGAGAGAGCAGAGTTTGGAAGAGATAGTTGATTTTGGTGACCTGGCTGTTTTTGAAACTGCCACTACTTATCCATGCATTATACGCATCTCAAACTCATCTCCGAGATCGAATTTCAATGCGGCAAAAGTAGAGACGCTTGAGTTTCGAGATTTGGAGAATTACCTATCAAAACTACGCTATCACGTCAATTGCGCATCTCTAGGTGATGATAGCTGGTCACTGGCCAATGAGAATACTCAAAAAATACTTGATAAGTTGAAATCATCGGGCGTTCCATTAGGCAAATACCCAAGATGTAAAGTTTATAGAGGGATATTAACCGGGCTTAATAGTGCATTTGTGATTGGAGCGAAGGCAAAAGATCAACTAATTGCGGAAGATCCTAAAAGTGCGGAATTTATTAAACCATTTTTAGTTGGTAAGGATATTAAGAGATACGAACCACCTGCAAGCGATCAGTTCCTGATATTAATACCAAATGGCTGGACTCGCCTTAAATATCCCGAATCCGCAGACGTTTGGAGCAAATTTAGAGAAGATTATCCGGCAATTTGCAGTCATTTATCACCTTTTGCAGAATTTGGAGAAAAGAGGTACGATAAAGGAGAATATTGGTGGGAACTCCGTCCATGTGACTATTACGATGAATTTGAAAATCCAAAGCTCTTTTGGCCCGAAATTGCTGGAAGTGCGAGATTCACCTTTGACGCATCCAAGTTCTATGCTAATAATAAAGCCTACATAATTTCAGACAGCGACTTCTTTATATTAGCTCTATTAAATTCATCTCTACTCCGCATCTTTATTCACAGCGTATGCACTGACTTGCAGGGCGATAGCTTCAATTTTTCTGCTGCTTTTGTTGAACAGACACCCATCCGTCGCATCTCCTTCACCACTCCCGCCCCAGAGCGCGCCCGCCTGGCAGCGGAGCTGCAGCAGCTCTATGCCGAAGGAAAGCACGATGAGATCCTGGCCGGAGTGGAGTCATGCCTGCCCAGGGACGAAGCGGGCAACTTCATCACCGAGCAGGAGAAGTCGGATGTGGTGCACGATCTTCTCGCCTTCCTGGCGGAGAGGATGCTGGAGATGAACAAGCAAAAGCAGCAGGAGATCCGGGGCTTTCTGGACTGGCTGGAGGGCTATTTAGGGGCGAAGATTGAGGATCTCAAGCCCAAGACCGGGATCCTGAGCTACTATGATAGCGATTATGAGAGCCTGCTGGCGGTTCTTAAGAAGAACAAAAAGAAGCTGACGATCGACCCCTCCCGCCGGGAGCCGGGGGAGTTGCTGCGGTCGGAGTTCGAGGGGTCCAAAAAGAAGCTCGACCCATTGATGGAGAGGATCGAGAAGACGGATGAGCTAATCGATGCCGTGGTCTACAGGCTCTACGGGCTGACGGATGAGGAGATCGGGATTGTGAAAGGAAATTCAGCGTGAAGATGCATGTTACAGGAGAAGGAATATTCAATGGATCTGATATATCTTGATTACAATTGCTTTCAAAGAAGATTTGATGATACCAGCCAGATCAAGATCCAGCTTGAGGCTCTAGCCTGTGAAGAGATCTTTCTGAGAGCGGAGATTGAACAGATCCAACTGGCCTGGTCCTTCATGCATGAGGACGAGACCTTACTCTGCCCCTTTCCAAATAGAATGAATGTAGCTTTCATACTATCCACCCTCTGCAAGATCAGAATTGGACCTGATGATAAAATCTATGAGTGTGCTCTGGAATATCAGAGAAAATCCAGAATAACACCAAAAGATGCCCTCCATCTTGCATCTGCCAATTTCATCGGAGCCGATTACTTCTTAAGCTGCGACAACAGATTATTAAATCAGGCCAAGAGACTAGAACTGGAAATTGTGATCTCAAATCCAGTGGACTACATCAGATTGGAGGATATATGACTGAGAGGGCCAAGACGCTCGATGATGCTGAACTGAGACTCGTTGGGATAGATGCCTTGAATAAGGCTTTGGGTCCAGCCAAAGCGCTCCGATTCCTTGCTCTATTCCACCATGAACCTACTGATTACGTAGAGATCTCAAGAAGACTATATGAAAATCAGAACACAGAAGAGATATTTAAGAGGGCAAAAGAGCATTGGAGAGGCTAGTGTCCAAGCCTTGAACTATCCTGAAACTCTAGATTCGCTAATGCCCCGGACGCCTGACTGAAAAAACTGCACACCATACCTCCATTTTTCGAATCAAAGGCAAAGCGTCATTCTCCCGGTTCCATCCCGGCTGGAGAAAGCTTAAAAGTGATCAGAGCCAGAACATTCATTCATGATAAATGATGCGAATTTTGTTCAGGGAGGCGATATCTGCCATGACGGTTACTTTTGAGCCTCGCACCAGATTGATGCATCTGGAGGAGTATGTAACCAAGATCCACCTGAAGCTCCCCCCAGAGGAGGCAAAGGTGCAGCTCTTGAGGTGCAGGATCGTGGCCTACGGCCTGATCGCCGAGATCGGGGAGAAGGCATACAACAAAGCATTTGTGGACCAGATCTTCGCCCAGGCCTACCGGAACCTCTCTGAATCAACCGGTCAGGACCTGCGAGACCCCTTCTCAGATCCCTGCGCCAGCCAGTATCAGCTCCTGGATGAGCTGAGGTCCTATGGTCGGAGGGATCTGTCCGAGCCTTTCCTGAGATTCATCCGGGCGGAGTTCAAGAAGGCCTTCGTCCCCACCATGAGGCTATTGACCGACCTGTGTTCATCAGAGAATAAGTACTCCTGGGAGGAGGTAAAGCTGCAGCTCGTGGAGATCATGGACCACTTGGGAGTGGATGTGACCTGGGAGGAGTGCGAGGAGAAGCTGGAGAAGTATATGAAAAAGATAGGTGGAACAATTTATATCAATTGAGTTCTTTCGGAATAATTCATGATTACCAGGGGCAAAAGACCAGAAGCTCAGAACCGGACCATCTTGCAGAAAGTCGCCAGAGGAATAATGCTCATGCGGGGCCTTCAAACCGATTTCTCGCCGGAGTGCCTCTCCGAGCTCGCCCGTATCAACGGTCCAGCCAAGGCTGATGGCGCCCCCCATATCCGCGACCTGAGAGGGCTGCTCTGGGCCTCCATAGATAACGATGACTCCGAGGACCTGGATCAGCTTACCGTGGCCGAGCCCCTGGACGACGGAAAGGCCAGGATCAGGGTAGCAGTGGCAGACGTGGACAGCCTGGTCCACAAGGACTCTGCCATCGACCTTGATGCTCAGGCCAACACCACCTCCGTCTACACCGCCGCCCAGATCTTCCCCATGCTGCCTCTGAAGCTCTCCACCAACCTCACCTCTCTTAACCTAGACCAGGACCGCCTGGCGGTGGTGGTGGATATGACCGTTGCCCCCGACGGCTCGCTGGTCGACTCAGACGTCTACCGGGCGGTGGTGCATAACCACGCCAAGCTGGCCTATAACAGCGTGGCCGCCTGGCTGGAGGGAACTGGGCCCATGCCCCAAGCGGTTAGCGCCATGGACGGCCTGGCGGAGAACCTTCTCCTCCAGGATAAAGTGGCCCAGAATATGAAGAGCCTCCGCCATAAAGAGGGCGCTTTAAGCCTGGAGACCATTGAGGCCAAACCGGTCTTCAAGGGGGAGAGGCTCTGCGACCTTTTAGTGGAGGAGACTAACCGGGCCAAACAGATCATCGAGGACTTCATGATCGCCGCCAATGGAGTGACCGTCCGCTATCTGACCGAGCGAAATATGCCCTCCATTCGCAGAGTGGTGCGGGTTCCCAAGAGATGGGACCGGATCGTCCAGATCGCCGCTCAGCATGCCTTCAAGCTTCCCCCCAACCCCAGCTCAAGAAAGCTGGAGATATTCCTGAACATGATGAAGAAGAAAGATCCCCTCCGCTTCCCCGATCTGTCCCTGGCGGTAATCAAGCTGCTGGGAAATGGCGAGTACGTGGCAGAACTGCCCGAGACGGAGCCCATAGGCCACTTCGGCCTGGCGGTCAAGGATTACGCCCACTCCACCGCCCCCAACCGGCGCTATCCCGATCTGATCACCCAGAGGCTGCTCAAAGCAGCCATTGAGAATAAGCCCCTGCCCTACTCAATACGTGAGCTGGACCGTCTGGCCGACCACTGCACCAGGAAAGAGGATATCGTGGCCAAGGTGGAGCGGCAGGTGAGCAAGTCAGCTGCTGCACTTCTGCTCGAGCCGAGAATTGGGGAGAGGTTTAGCGCCATGGTCACCGGCTCATCGGAGAAGGGCACCTGGGTGCGGCTGCTTGACATTCCAGTGGAAGGGATGCTCAAAGGAAAAAGAAAGGGAATCGATGTGGGAGATGAGGTCACTGTAGAACTGATCTCGGTGGATGTGAATCTTGGGTTCATCGACTTCAAGCAGGTGGAGGATAGGATCAAATAGATCGTGATAACAAGATAGCCAGCTGAAGAATACTCTTCCCCTGCCTACTCCTCCTGCACGGGAACCTTCACCGATTCCGCCTCCGCCAGCATCTGTCCCGGGTAGATAAGATCGTGCAGTTCGCGGTTGAAGCCGCTTGCTGTGGTATGGGCATCATAGATGCCGTAGAGCCATGGCAGGACGAGCCAGGCGAGGAGCAGGATCAGCAGACCTTTCAGATATTCGCCCAGGTATATCTGGCCCCCTCCGGGAATGAAGATGCTGATCAGAGTGATCAATCCAACGTTCTTCTTCATCGACTCATACAGGAGGATTTTCTGGCCCAGGTCCATCGATGCGACAGCATCCTTAATCATAATTCGATCCGATTCATCCATATGATCAACCCCAATATAGATTGTAGCACCTGAAAATAGATATTCCTATCCCCCTAAGTCCCAAAAGGTCAATCCTCAAAGAAATAGGGCAGAGCCTCATCGATATTGGAGACCTCGATCACATTCAGGCCCAGCTCCTCAAATGCCGCCTGGGAGATGTTCAGAGTTCTGGGCACATATTTGGACCTCATGATATCGAAGCCTAGATCGGTTGACCTGCGCTCAACCTGCCTCTCATAATAGATAACATCGGCCTGGCCCTCGGGGATCAAAAAGTACTTGTAGCCGGCATCTGACACCGCTTTTGTCTTTTCCAGCACGCTGCCGATCTGGCCTATGGATCCGTCCTCGTTTATGGTTCCGGTTATCACCGCATCCTTTTTGATATCCCTGTCCACCAGGGCGGCAATGGTGAGGATGGCCGCTGCCGCTCCAGCGCTCTCCCCGCCAATGAGCTGCGCTCTGGTGGAGGTGAAGTTGAAGACGAAATCCATATCCAGTTTGGCGCCGGGATAGCGGGACCGGGCAACGGCCACCGCCTTCTTTACGGCATATTGAACCTCGGGCTCGGAGAAGGGATTGGTGTCGATCAGGATGTCATTGCTGCCTGGAATCAGCCTCAGGTTCATCTTGCCCATGACACCGATCTCATCATCAGATACCGCCACTATCGGTATGCTCTTCTGGGCCATGGTGATGCTCCCCCCGGGAGGATCGCTCTGGCTGTAGACCGATAACCCCAGGGGGCCAGACAGCTCTCTTACCTCCTCCTTCAAGGCGGAGATCTCGCCCTCCAGGCTGTAGATGTAATAGGAGTTTGCCAGGGAGAGCAGGAGGAGAAATCCCAATGCTATCAAGAGTCCTGCATTGCCAGGTCCTGCATTGCTGCTCATATCCGGTCAGCTTTTGGGATGTGCAGGATAAGAAGATTTCCCCTTAAGTCCTGCTTGGCTGCGTTCTCCTGCAGACCAGGAGCAGAAAATCAGGTATCCGAGCGCCATCCATCCGATCCGGGCACATGCTTCTCCAGCACTCCGGGGGCTCGGGCTCGATCACCCTGGCGATCTGAAAGCCGCAGGAGATCAGCTCGTTCATAGAGTCCTCCGGGGTGCAGGGGTAGTGGAAACCTCGGCCTTCAGGCCGGGGAGGAGCGTACCCCGCCCTTGATATCGAAAACTATATATCCATTGAATATAATCTTCAATGCAATGCTTCAGACCTTGATGGTAAAACTCGATCCCTCCCCGGAGCAACATAAGATGCTCTGTGAAACTATGAAGAGGTTTAACGAGGCTTGTAATCGCATAGCAGAGACTGTATTTGCTATGCATAGTGCCAACAAGGTTGAAATCCATAAGACGGTTTACTATCCTGTTAGAGAACATTTCGGTCTTTCCTCTCAGCTTACTATTAGGGCCATTTCCAAGGTCTGCGAAGCCTACAAGAGAGACAAGTCCATTAAGCCAGAGTTCCATCTTGATGGTGCGATCGTCTATGATCAGCGTATCCTTTCCTGGAAAGGACTTGAGAAGGTCTCTTTGATCACGCTGCAAGGAAGGCAGGCTATCCCTATTCGGTTTGGAGAATACCAGAAAGCAAGGCTCGACAGAATCCGAGGACAGGCTGATTTGATTCTGGTTAACGGAATCTTCTACCTTTGCGTAGTTGTAGAGGTTGACGAAGAGACTCCTTACGACCCTAAAGGAACCCTTGGAGTTGACCTCGGTATCAAGTACCTTGCTGTTGATTCTGATGGAGAAGTG
Proteins encoded in this window:
- a CDS encoding Eco57I restriction-modification methylase domain-containing protein, whose translation is MQIEGSGLDEAAEVTIKEHVFNNSNLFSNHYLENMVQKSSEWDDESGLLEAYTRIKDRFFEKEKNFPRYVEADLEHNWIRPVLDALGHHYGVQESLHHDPLKPDYAFFPDAEALNEAYSQKGSDDFYKRSVAVGDAKAWNVVLDKSRQGRVLREMTNPSFQIDNYLRATPPKWAILTNGRLWRLYHEDSSVSMDSYYEVNLPDLIARIEETGDLSIFKYFYLFFRREAFPETPLGPSFLDKIREESLAYAQKVGEDLQENVYRAMKVLAEGFIYEPANSLWPLTVPQDQEQMLREVQENSLRLLYRLLFIFYAESRRLLKVDNRHYREMSLRRLKEEIAGKKDRGEKILAIQSTYWESLRDLFRLINDGSEAFGYSKEEFYIPAYNGGLFDPTKNPFLREKRIGNSYLAEAIDLLARSQGENGPVFVDYSSLDIRHLGSIYEGILEYRLNIATESMVAVKEKSKKGKEVWLPKREATGKKVSDSVEAGGLYLVTDKGERKATGSFYTPQYIVKYIVKNTLEPLIKPMMEEASMDADLRTDLLRKLLSIKVLDPAMGSGHFLVEATDYIAREIIHAREIARQEDEDSDAVAENDIHWARREVVRNCIYGVDLNPMAVELAKLSLWLKTVASNKPLSFLDHHLRCGNSLIGADLEKLSVLPGTKAQEPPLWSFGLKSHTDSLLHRYSLMSALPDDNLKMVKWKEEQFRQIKESELSRRLAELANVWLSTFFGNKVKEDDYYELQGHLSPEKFPDWAGLRSQEWFVRAQEIAEEKRFFHWELEFPEAFLGEERGFDVVIGNPPYVRQEYLGEDKLYLQNEYRSYQSAADLYVYFIERGVLLLRPRGVFSYIVANKWMKANYGKPLRVWMREQSLEEIVDFGDLAVFETATTYPCIIRISNSSPRSNFNAAKVETLEFRDLENYLSKLRYHVNCASLGDDSWSLANENTQKILDKLKSSGVPLGKYPRCKVYRGILTGLNSAFVIGAKAKDQLIAEDPKSAEFIKPFLVGKDIKRYEPPASDQFLILIPNGWTRLKYPESADVWSKFREDYPAICSHLSPFAEFGEKRYDKGEYWWELRPCDYYDEFENPKLFWPEIAGSARFTFDASKFYANNKAYIISDSDFFILALLNSSLLRIFIHSVCTDLQGDSFNFSAAFVEQTPIRRISFTTPAPERARLAAELQQLYAEGKHDEILAGVESCLPRDEAGNFITEQEKSDVVHDLLAFLAERMLEMNKQKQQEIRGFLDWLEGYLGAKIEDLKPKTGILSYYDSDYESLLAVLKKNKKKLTIDPSRREPGELLRSEFEGSKKKLDPLMERIEKTDELIDAVVYRLYGLTDEEIGIVKGNSA
- a CDS encoding PIN domain-containing protein, whose translation is MDLIYLDYNCFQRRFDDTSQIKIQLEALACEEIFLRAEIEQIQLAWSFMHEDETLLCPFPNRMNVAFILSTLCKIRIGPDDKIYECALEYQRKSRITPKDALHLASANFIGADYFLSCDNRLLNQAKRLELEIVISNPVDYIRLEDI
- a CDS encoding RNB domain-containing ribonuclease, which encodes MITRGKRPEAQNRTILQKVARGIMLMRGLQTDFSPECLSELARINGPAKADGAPHIRDLRGLLWASIDNDDSEDLDQLTVAEPLDDGKARIRVAVADVDSLVHKDSAIDLDAQANTTSVYTAAQIFPMLPLKLSTNLTSLNLDQDRLAVVVDMTVAPDGSLVDSDVYRAVVHNHAKLAYNSVAAWLEGTGPMPQAVSAMDGLAENLLLQDKVAQNMKSLRHKEGALSLETIEAKPVFKGERLCDLLVEETNRAKQIIEDFMIAANGVTVRYLTERNMPSIRRVVRVPKRWDRIVQIAAQHAFKLPPNPSSRKLEIFLNMMKKKDPLRFPDLSLAVIKLLGNGEYVAELPETEPIGHFGLAVKDYAHSTAPNRRYPDLITQRLLKAAIENKPLPYSIRELDRLADHCTRKEDIVAKVERQVSKSAAALLLEPRIGERFSAMVTGSSEKGTWVRLLDIPVEGMLKGKRKGIDVGDEVTVELISVDVNLGFIDFKQVEDRIK
- a CDS encoding S16 family serine protease — protein: MSSNAGPGNAGLLIALGFLLLLSLANSYYIYSLEGEISALKEEVRELSGPLGLSVYSQSDPPGGSITMAQKSIPIVAVSDDEIGVMGKMNLRLIPGSNDILIDTNPFSEPEVQYAVKKAVAVARSRYPGAKLDMDFVFNFTSTRAQLIGGESAGAAAAILTIAALVDRDIKKDAVITGTINEDGSIGQIGSVLEKTKAVSDAGYKYFLIPEGQADVIYYERQVERRSTDLGFDIMRSKYVPRTLNISQAAFEELGLNVIEVSNIDEALPYFFED
- a CDS encoding RNA-guided endonuclease InsQ/TnpB family protein; the encoded protein is MLQTLMVKLDPSPEQHKMLCETMKRFNEACNRIAETVFAMHSANKVEIHKTVYYPVREHFGLSSQLTIRAISKVCEAYKRDKSIKPEFHLDGAIVYDQRILSWKGLEKVSLITLQGRQAIPIRFGEYQKARLDRIRGQADLILVNGIFYLCVVVEVDEETPYDPKGTLGVDLGIKYLAVDSDGEVHSGEQINQTRERLDSLKARLQSKGTKSAKRHLKKLSGRTARFSRDVNHCISKHIVTKAKDTLRSISLEDLQGIRSRVTVMKAQRRRLHTWNFGLLRTFVEYKAKVAGVPLVFVDPRNTSRTCPSCGHVSKANRPTRDEFRCESCGFAGPADHIAAMNIAFRAEVNQPIVAGKHLTSVTSSGL